Proteins encoded within one genomic window of Petrotoga sp. 9PWA.NaAc.5.4:
- the fliE gene encoding flagellar hook-basal body complex protein FliE, with protein sequence MADGIDGLNGIKGINPNTIKPEKTNTDKNNLDFANILKEAIEEVNALQKNADSVAADYAAGKITDIHQVIIAAEKASLSLKLTSEVTNRIVEAYKEIMRMQI encoded by the coding sequence ATGGCAGATGGAATTGACGGTTTAAATGGTATTAAAGGTATTAATCCCAATACAATAAAACCTGAAAAAACAAATACAGACAAAAATAATTTGGATTTTGCTAATATATTGAAAGAAGCAATTGAAGAGGTAAATGCGCTTCAAAAAAATGCTGATAGTGTTGCGGCTGATTATGCTGCAGGTAAAATAACAGATATTCACCAAGTAATAATAGCTGCTGAAAAAGCTTCTTTGTCTTTGAAATTAACAAGTGAAGTTACTAATAGAATTGTTGAAGCTTACAAGGAAATCATGAGAATGCAAATATAG